From Opitutales bacterium:
CGATCTGGCCTCAATCACCGGCAGCGGTCCCAACGGTCGTATCGTGAAAGCGGACGTCGAAAACACCAAACCGATTCCTGCCAGCGAGACAGCAGCCGCGCCAGCGCCTGTCATTTACTCAGGAGCCGGTATTCAGGAGGCCAAGTCCGTCCCCGTTTCCAATATGCGCGGAACAATCGCCCGCCGCCTGCTCGAATCGAAAACACAGATCCCGCACTTTTACCTCAGCATCGAGGTTAATGCCACAGCCCTCATCAAATTTCGCGGTGAGCTCAACGCAGGATTAGAGTCTCAGGGCGTTAAACTCACGGTCAACGATCTCATTCTTAAAGCAGCGACAGAAGCTCTGCGCCGAGTCCCATCGCTCAACGCGTCCTGGATGGGAGACCACATTCAATACCATGATGCGGTCAACATGGCTTTCGCCGTACCGATCCCTGACGGCCTACTTACGCCAACGATCATGGACGCTCACCTGAAAAGCATCCGCACCATTAGCCAGGAGGCCAAAGCTCTTATCAAGAAAACCCAGGCCAAGAAACTCACCCCTGCCGAGATGAGTAACCACACCTTTACCGTCTCAAATATGGGTATGCCCCGCCTGGGAATCTCCAATTTCTTCGGCATTATCAACCCGCCTGACGCGGCTATTCTTTGCGTAGGGGCATCGGTGGCCAAACCCGTCATCAGCCCAAAGGGCGACGTCGTTCCTGGCCAAATTATGAATCTCGCACTCTGCTGTGACCACCGCGTTGTGGATGGAGCTGACGGAGCGGAATTCCTCAGCAGCCTGCGAGACATACTCGAGACTCCAGCACTCATCCTCGCATAAACGGAGGTCTCATTTCTGATTCTTTTCCCGAAAGCCTCGGGCTTTGTTGACAAAACAGGGCCACGGGGCTTTCGCTCGTTTAAAGCCTTAAATTCAGCCAGCTAGACGCGACCACTATGCCCACTGACCCAATCCAAGAGAAAGGATTCGAGAAGATCGACAGCGATCTCACCTTCCTCATCGACTGCCTTCACGAAATTCTCAACGAAGTGGGGGAGCCTCATCTAGCGACTGCTCTGCCGTGGTGGAACGGCTATACTGGCTTGACCGAGGAAGCACACACCTGGCGACTAGGCCAAGCATACACCATCGCGTTCCAACTCCTCAACATGGTCGAGGAAATGGTCTCACTTCAAACCCGCCGCCAACGCGAGAGCGATGCTAAAAGCAACGGCGAGAAAGGCCTATGGTATGCAGAGATACAGCGGCTCAAAGACCTCGGCTACACTGGGGAAAAAATCGCAGAAGAACTGCCATTCATTCGCGTTGAGCCCGTGCTCACGGCGCACCCAACAGAAGCAAAACGGTCGACAGTACTCGAACAACACTCCGAGCTCTACCGCCTACTCAACCGACGCGATAACACGGTTTACAGCCCCGACGAGCAACAGACCATCCGCCGAGCCATCAAGACGAACCTACAGCGCCTGTGGCGTACCGGTGAAATACGTCTCACCAAGCCCGAAGTCGCTGATGAGCGCAAGGGTATGCTCTTCTATTTCCGCGAGGCTTTTCCTCGGGTAATTCCTCAACTGGACGAACGCCTGGAACAAGCTTGGGAAGCCCATGGATTTGACGTTAATCTGATCCAACACCCCACTCAAAGACCCCAGCTCCGCTTCGGATCTTGGGTTGGGGGCGACCGAGACGGCCATCCCTTTGTGACCGCTCAAGTCACTGAGGAAACGCTGGCCGAGATGCGATTAAGCGCCCTGAAAGTGCTGGATCGGCAACTGGCTGACCTACCACGCAAACTATCACTTTCTGCGCGCCTTCAAGAGCCACCCAAGTTTTTAATCGAAGCGGTGGAACGCTTGAGTAAAGAGCTCGATGCCCGGGCAGCACACATCCTGAACCGCAATCCCCAATTCGAACCGTGGCGCGTCTTTGCCGGGCTAATTCGTGAAAAGCTGCCCATCAACGTCG
This genomic window contains:
- a CDS encoding pyruvate dehydrogenase complex dihydrolipoamide acetyltransferase, with translation MATIIEMPKLSDTMTVGTLVTWLKKEGDPVASGDMIAEVETDKATMEVENFEDGIILKVYVAEGEQVDIGAPICAIGEKGEDIPEVGTSSSAPKTEAAEETPKEASASPAPTAPEPTTIAATTQAPSSSDSRVKASPLAKKIAAEKGIDLASITGSGPNGRIVKADVENTKPIPASETAAAPAPVIYSGAGIQEAKSVPVSNMRGTIARRLLESKTQIPHFYLSIEVNATALIKFRGELNAGLESQGVKLTVNDLILKAATEALRRVPSLNASWMGDHIQYHDAVNMAFAVPIPDGLLTPTIMDAHLKSIRTISQEAKALIKKTQAKKLTPAEMSNHTFTVSNMGMPRLGISNFFGIINPPDAAILCVGASVAKPVISPKGDVVPGQIMNLALCCDHRVVDGADGAEFLSSLRDILETPALILA